The following DNA comes from Octopus sinensis linkage group LG5, ASM634580v1, whole genome shotgun sequence.
TCATATTTTCCTGTTTTAACAAACGGAAAGAGGACTTTGGATTATGTAGTCCAGGATTTAttttagccaaaaaaaaaaaaaatcaatatggtCATAGCTTGAACTttctgatcatagatctgctcggGTAGAGCTTAGCTGTCATTTTTTGGCAATCTAGAAACGGAAGATTGCCCATTTTTTTCATACTCAGTAATATAGATCAGATGAagctacttgagaacagtggtcccagtacgcgtactcgcgcatccgcgttagctagtcatgactagtcgatccttactttgtgtttttttacattgtttaaaaaattattttactttgtgtaaaaatttttttattttgtgctttatttactttgctaggtagtcgtaggatcgactagctagcgcgagtgcgcgcaccgggaccactgttctcaagtagtaccgctATTTTTTCGCTAATTCATGAGAGTTTTCTTTATAGATAGGTTATTCTtacgtaattattttttttagtagtgtACTTTGATTTAGCATCATAAAAAGTGTTGGATACAATAAAGACCATTGGTGAAAAAATATAAGGTAATCTTTTAGTATAGgatgtttaaataaattaaaattaaagggGATAATTAGGTTCCCATACCAAAATAACGGTACGTACACTAATGAAGTGATTGTGCATCGGGAGAACTTTATAGATAGGACAAATAACGACGTGCATACGCGAAGTGTGGAGAATAtgtggataaaaagaaaattacgatGTCGATTTGGAACGTCAGGCAATTCATTTCATATTTACATGAGTTTATATGGAGGAATTCTATACCAAAGAAAAGGACTTTCGTTCACTTGGTGGCTACAGCCAATGTCTACGTTAACAGCAAGTTATCTcccctttaatttttatttacatttttatcctGAAAGATTACCAAAATTATAATCTTTGACATTAAGGTGAAGAGTGATGAATCTGGTCAGGATACCTGCATGTTGCAAGTAATTTTATTTGCAGGAATAGGAACTAAACTTAGTACTACAAGACAGCAAATAATTTGAGAATCTTGCAGTGTAACTACTGTCAACagaaatgaattatttcaaaCACTGGTAGCTATTTAGTGATAGAACCCTGCTAATAAAGCCTTGAGTGTCTTGGCCAGCAACACTGTAGTGACAGTGAAGGGATACAAATGGttagtttgttgtttttgtttagtctGAGGCCAGTCTTAATTAATGCTGCTCATCACTATCGGGGCAGAGATTGCTGTCTGCAAGTGCAAGCCCCATAAGTCGGAGTGACTCTTCCAGCACATCTCCTTTGCTATTCTCAGGAGCAGCGCCTTTACGATTTTGtctactggtgccatgagaaatattGAACTATGATAGAAGAAAGTGGCCTTTAATTCATAAGAACCACTGTTTCAAATATATCTGGGTCTacatgttaagttaagttaattttttggctcaaaaagcaaaaggcaaggccatgtagggggggaCACGgattatgtacagggagggtgttcatgcaaagagttcaggccatttctggtcaagagagactttgaaacgAGCGGTCGTCGGCAGCTTATTcaacagatccgcaacccggacggagaaagcccctcttcttcgattgagatgaaatcttcgcagatagagcttttcagagtgaccccacagccgacgctctggagcaagaGTATTAAAATTTGACTACCAACTCTAGTAGGCCAAACAGCTACATAAAGGCTCTTTCAGTGACCCATCCTAAGACAAAGGTATGGCTATATAGATAagaattaagaagtttgtttcgctACCACATGCTTCTGGCTCCAATTCTATTGTATGTCATTTTAATCTAGCATGTTCTACTGCCTCAGATTtatcaataccttgtgagtgataCTTGCTTGACAAAAATTACACAGAAGTCCaatatatgtgtccttgtgtgtttattttacattggtctaaaaaaaaaaaaaaaaggtgttatgTTGTGTTCTTTCATGCCCTTAGCTTGATGGTGTGGTAAATAAAAACCCCTTAAAGTAATTACTAAGCTGAAATAAATGTTATGCGGTGAAGGGGTGTAATATGATTGAGTAAACCcctgaaggtggtgctctagtgtggctgcagtccaatgactgaaaccggtaaaaaaaaaactaaaagaatattcACATTTACAGTCCATGACTACATCTCAAACTCTTTGTACATGGTTCTGGCCATAATCAGAACCATTGTCATTATTCTGCATTTACTTTACTTCATTTTCATTGCTTCCTGCattttctagaaaaaattctccccatcaaaattttatggcaTACCATAAATtgtaaattttcttgtttttattctaGGTTAAATCCAGTATAAATGCCCTGTTCAgttttttaaagaagaaaagaaaaaatgaactaTTTGATGTTCCAGTGAAAATATTAATGTCTTTCACCTTCAAATCAATTCCAAAAATCAAGAACAAAGTTATCAACCTGTAAGAAAAATTGACatctttattaaaataatttagatacatgtttttttttactgtttctattGAGTTTGAGTAGTTTCGTTAATAATTTGGTTTTATAattgaaggaatttttttttttctttttacaattatGTATGTCATTTGATGGCATATTAGATGCACACCAATTTCACTGTACATGTTCAAGAAAAACAGTGCAGGTGTGgcaagtttgtttcccaaccaaaaGGTTCAAGGTTCGGTCTTACTGAGTAGCAtattggcaagtgttttctactaaagccttgtgagtggatttggtaaaatggaaactgaaagaagcccatcgtatatgtgtatgtgtgtgcttgacaacctgtgctagtgtgtttacatccccataactttgtaGTTTGGTAAGAGAGACTGctagattaagtactgggtttgattggttcgattaaaattcttcaagacagtactccagcatggccacagtctaatgactgaaagaagtaaaagatagtgCATTAAAGTTTATGGGAGGCCCAACTTTGCATATAAGACCCTGGATGATATTTTGAGAcattttggtggggtgggggtatgtttataagccatcaaatatggtttatttgtatgttttgccaCTCTATTCAGATGTATGAAAATTAATAAGTCAACTCAGAGGTATCTCTACTTCAGCTGCTAAATTAGATGTTTTTGAGCAGATTATTTGCTATAATCTGTTGCAAGAAGTTGTTAAATATGACAATAATTCAGTAACATTATAATGATTACGTACAGTATTCAGCATTTCCATGTACTTTTGTTATCACAACagaaataagtatatttatcGTGAAGGTTATATAATTCACTCACACTGTTCgagttattttattcttttatatgcttcAGCGTTGAGGCTgctgtcatgctggggcaccaccagttACAAAATCTGCCCCGGGTGAGGAGCAGATTTTTTAActcgtggtgccccagcatggccgcagcttcaAGACTGaaacatacaaaagaataaaagaatttgaatagtgTGAGtgatttaaaatgtttaaaaaatgatgttagaaaacaataatttcttaACACTAATATGTGAAGGCCAGAAATGAAACCATGCTCGTATGAAGTATAAGCTACAAACTAGACCGGTGATGGAACTTTTCTTGCTATGgtgaaatttcaatttttttaaagtaatccTGTCATTGGTATAGTAACAGTTTGACTGAAGCTCACAGGTTCACAAGGCCAAAGCATATCTGGATTTCCAAAATGTTTCAGCAACTGAGAGTACAGAACTCCAGATCCACTAAATATTTGTATCTTTGGGGCTGCAAACCTAGTATGGTTGATGTTATGGTTACATTGCTTTACACCCAGTTCAACTTTATTGTTCCTTTACGGGGccactaaaataagtactgggcaaaTTTTGGGGGCAATAGAATCTACTGAAATGGTCCAACATAGCTACACTCCAATGGTTGTAAACAGAATAGATGTATGTGATGCATTTGATAAAAGTGAAAATGAGCTTGGTCTTTGTAGTTAACTGAATTACAATCAAGAAGTATCTTTTCTGGCGACAAATAAAAAGTATTTcttttttgctctcttttttttttaacttcatttttatatGGTATGTTAAAATACTGATAAACTATTTATGCCATACAActtatgattaaatttttttattcttttatttctgttagGAATGTCCCTCATGGTTTAGGCTTTGAAAATCAATACATCTGTCTCTTTGTGCCTGATTTGAACAAGAGAGTACGAGATTCTGACCCTACAGTTTTTCATTACAAAGAACTTTTGGCCGAGAAGAAAATAACATGTGTTTCTGAGGTAAATAAAATTTCTGATTGATTTAGTAATACACCATAATCCATCGGATCTTTGGAATTACTACTGAAAACTTTATAAGAAGAGGAATTTTCATAAATGGTCTTCATTGCTTTGTAAAGGTATAAGCCAAGCACAGCAAAGTAGCAAAACACTTTTTAGTTAAACACTATCTCCAAATACCTATTTACAGCTAAATTGAGTGACTGTTGAAAGTTGAATCTTTTTATTACATAGTGGTGCATCATACTGCTGACCCATCCATTCCATTTCAACTTAGAAAAGTTTACATTAAAAGGATAAAGATCATAATTCTTTAATCCACTAAACCTAAAGGTTCAAAGGAAGTAATTTTACTTCTGAACTGAGGTGATTCTAGATTaatcctttagtgtttaaactggccatatctggcccaaatattctacctgttttctgttcaaactggccatattcagcctctcacaccttccTTATGATGTCATACTAAAAGTAAACAAGCATGCCATTAAAAAGTCAGTGCAAAAAGGTAATGAatgagtaggcgcaggagtggctgtgtggtaagtagcttgcttaccagccacatggttccgggttcactcccactgcatggcactttgggcaagtgtcttctactatagcctcggcccgaccaaagccttgtgagtcgatttggtagacggagaatgaaagaagcctgtcgtgtatatatatatatatatatatatgtttgtgtgtctgtgtttgtcctcccaacattgcttgacaaccgatgctggtgtgttcatgtccccgtaacttagcggttcggctaaagagaccgatagaataagtactaggcttacaaagtataagtcctggggtcgatttgctcgactaaaggcggtgctccagcatggccacagtcaaatgactgaaacaagtaaagagtaagagtaattcaaaacaatgtggacaAATAAGCATAACAgtcaacagaataatctgaatgctaatagGTTAATCAGTTCAGCTAATTTGACTATGTTTCTCTTGGTTCATGggatgtatctttttttttcccacCTCCCATAATTTCCTAGCTGCACATACCAATCCACCTGATTGGTCATGCATGAATGTAACAAGTAGACCAATGACATTTCCCTATATATGGATGATAAAGAATCATTCAAGGAAGTACACAATATTGCCTGCTGTGCAGTGCATTGGACTTCTTGTGTAACTTCTTAATTCCATATTGTCTGAGCAACTCCAATAGATTTTTATGCAGATTAGAGTCAAATAGTGCAGCTATGTTGTAAATGATAAGCACTAAAAAGACTTATGTTTGTATTTCAGTGCTTAGTAATGAATACCTGTTGATCTGTTACAATTTCATTTTTAGTAAATTGCTATATTTGTACCTGTCTCTTAAAATCAGTTTTGAATAAGCatcagtgtcatgatgtaagtaAACCAGTATTTATtcaattaggcggcgagctggcagaaacgttagcacgccgggcaaaatgcttagtggtatttcgtctgtgttacgttgtgagttcaaattccgctgaggtcgactttgccgttcatcctttcggggtcgataaattaagtaccagttacacactggggtcgatgtaatcgacttaatacctatgtctgtccttgtttgtcccctctgtgtttagccccttgtgggtaataaagaaataagtatttattcAATTaggtttttttcccatttctttaAGATATGAGTTATGTGAACATTTTGACAAATCATAACAGGGCCGCTaaataatacaatgaaaataacaaaagaaaaatggatgGTATTTATTATACCTGGTTATTTTCGTCATCTCTGTATCTATACACTTGAATtgatgaatttataaatataaaataatgcttaattttttttaaattattctaTTTCAGGTCATTACTCTAAAGACCCTGCATTTGGAATATAGACCAGTTGAGGCTAAGAGGAAACTTTgcaataaatttgatttatttttagcTGATAGAAGTATATTTGGACCATTGCCACGAATATTAGGAAGAGATTTCTTCAGACGAAAACGGTATGTGTTTCCTGTTACAAGTTTTACTTTCATAATTTGACATTTACTTTACTGTAATACTTGACATTTCCAtgttaatattttcttaaaaattcaatttttttttatagaattcctATAAAAGTCGATCTAAAATCTGATAAACTTAAGGAAGAAATTAACAGTGCTGTCAATGACAGTTTTTTAGTCATAACTGGAAGAGGATCTTGCTGGTAAGTAATGTTTATTAGATTTTAATGTTTACTGTATAATTTATAAGCCAATTATTTATCCTTTGGATTAGCATAattgtcattgttttaatatccactttttcatgcttgtatgataaagacagaattcattgaggcagattttcaataatcagatgccctttctgtcaccaacactcaTTGATTTCCAAGTAAAGTGTTTTCGtggaaaattgaaaatgaataacTCTTCTATTAAAACAGTGATGCTTGTTTTACAACCAttgtgtgatgtcaagacaaagagatacatatatgtatactctaagtttctatctaccagttccacttgcaaggctttggtcatccctgGGCTGTCGTAGAAGAcactcagtaggactgaatccaaagCCACATgaatgagaagcaaacttttaacCTCATAGCCATACTGACATCATAGATGAAATTCTGtccaatgaaaaatatatttagtgcaagaattaaaacaaatattaatatactaaacAGGATTTGCCAAATTTTAAATTGCTTCAGTTGTTACAGATATTAATTATTTGATAATCAACAAGAGTTTCTTGGTAAattgtgatgtatatatgtggattacTTACCCATTGGTTAAAGCTCTAACTCCTCATGTAGTTTATAAAGTACAAAGTAAACTAGTGCAAAATTTGAGCACTTTTCTATTCTGATCGGAAGTGGAAATTTTGTGGAAATATATCACTTTGAGGTTCCTCCTAAGAATTTTTGTTCCAAATCTTCAAGGGGCTccaaaaatataaagtatttgcAGGAAGGTGTGAGGCATTTTAGCATCACTGATTTGATGCTgatttatttgacatcagatgttttaatgtgtctgtctgtctctcccctctctgTTTATGTGAAAACACATTTCTCTTTGTGCATGATGAGAGGGAAAGAGTTTATATCAACCATGTTcgattaataaattgtaatgtctgtcactctatctatatgtgtgcacatgcatgcatctgTTTGCCTCTGGTATTAA
Coding sequences within:
- the LOC115211987 gene encoding ribosomal L1 domain-containing protein 1; protein product: MASKLLDVEVDQVKSSINALFSFLKKKRKNELFDVPVKILMSFTFKSIPKIKNKVINLNVPHGLGFENQYICLFVPDLNKRVRDSDPTVFHYKELLAEKKITCVSEVITLKTLHLEYRPVEAKRKLCNKFDLFLADRSIFGPLPRILGRDFFRRKRIPIKVDLKSDKLKEEINSAVNDSFLVITGRGSCCMAHIANSSMKQTEVSDNIIAAVNSLCQSIPGGAENIRNIYLKTEDSPSLPVYLAASGNADIEDHEQALAQAEPEPEEITWKLRSDAYVDDNKEIILCNNDKKRKLLWGNEDFSNTPFKKHIKKKKKGNATVNTSKRKTLKKKKAREIWKEIKKNKQNKKNVT